From a single Bacillus pseudomycoides DSM 12442 genomic region:
- a CDS encoding carboxymuconolactone decarboxylase family protein: protein MSNERYQRGWKKLMEVDGEGGQRVIDSLKDIAPDLGKYVVEFAFGDIYPREGLNLKQRQLVTIASLTTQGGCEPQLNVHINAALNVGLSPDEIIEAIMHCIPYTGFPRVLNAIFVAKQIFEERKLNLG from the coding sequence ATGAGTAATGAACGTTATCAGCGTGGCTGGAAAAAACTAATGGAAGTAGATGGAGAAGGTGGGCAACGTGTTATAGATTCACTAAAAGATATTGCTCCTGATCTCGGTAAATATGTTGTTGAATTTGCTTTTGGTGACATCTATCCTAGAGAAGGATTAAACCTCAAACAACGTCAATTGGTTACAATCGCATCACTAACTACACAGGGTGGCTGTGAACCACAACTTAATGTCCACATTAACGCGGCACTTAATGTTGGTCTCTCACCAGATGAGATAATAGAAGCAATCATGCACTGCATCCCTTACACGGGCTTTCCACGAGTCCTTAATGCAATCTTTGTGGCAAAACAAATTTTTGAAGAACGTAAGCTGAACTTAGGATAA
- a CDS encoding MerR family transcriptional regulator gives MEKIFTIKQISKITGLTVHTLRYYEKIGLLNEVSRDINGYRQYSEADISWINFLIRLRVTGMSVTDMKLFSDLRSQGEPTIRSRRELLEIHQNKVLKEIKELKDNLVKIEEKIDYYKGMEEYRK, from the coding sequence ATGGAAAAGATATTTACTATTAAACAAATCTCAAAAATAACAGGACTTACTGTGCACACTTTACGTTACTACGAAAAAATTGGGTTACTTAATGAGGTGAGCCGAGATATCAATGGTTATCGTCAATATTCAGAAGCTGATATTTCTTGGATCAATTTCTTAATCCGTTTAAGAGTAACAGGAATGTCAGTCACAGATATGAAACTTTTTTCTGATTTACGAAGTCAAGGTGAACCTACAATAAGATCTAGACGAGAATTGTTAGAAATACATCAAAACAAAGTCCTTAAAGAAATTAAAGAGTTGAAGGATAATCTGGTGAAAATTGAAGAAAAGATTGATTACTATAAAGGGATGGAAGAATACAGGAAATAA
- a CDS encoding glycosyl hydrolase family 8: protein MSRKRKIFTFISAFGIGLASYTNCTAAEVLDNTSLRNTGDIINPSTTSNTLQVAAVAKEMKPFPQQVNYSGIIKPNHVSQESLNTSVKNYYNNWKNKYLKNDLSSLPGGYYVKGEITGNADGFKPLGTSEGQGYGMIITVLMAGYDSNAQTIYNGLFKTARAFKSSENPNLMGWVVADSKKAQGHFDSATDGDLDIAYSLLLAHKQWGSNGTINYLKEAQNMITKGIKASNVTQNNSLNLGDWGSKSTFDTRPSDWMMSHLRAFYEFTGDKTWLNVIDNLYNTYSQFTNKYSPTTGLISDFVVKNPPQPAPKDFLDESKHTDAYYYNASRVPLRIVMDYAMYGEKRSKVISDKVATWIKNKTKGNPSKIVDGYELNGTNIGDYPTAVFVSPFIAAGTTNSNNQAWVNNGWDWMKNKKESYFSDSYNLLTMLFITGNWWKPTSDEKNIQNPTKSEIQSEYKE from the coding sequence ATGAGCCGAAAAAGAAAGATATTCACTTTTATATCCGCATTTGGTATAGGTTTAGCAAGTTATACTAATTGTACTGCTGCAGAGGTTTTAGACAACACTTCATTAAGAAATACTGGAGACATAATAAATCCTTCTACTACATCAAACACTCTTCAAGTAGCAGCTGTTGCTAAAGAGATGAAACCCTTTCCACAGCAAGTAAACTACTCTGGTATTATTAAACCGAATCATGTTTCGCAAGAAAGTTTGAATACTTCAGTTAAAAATTATTATAATAATTGGAAAAATAAGTATCTAAAGAATGATCTTTCTTCACTTCCAGGTGGTTACTACGTCAAAGGAGAGATTACAGGAAATGCAGACGGCTTTAAACCGTTAGGAACTTCAGAAGGACAGGGTTATGGTATGATAATCACGGTTTTAATGGCAGGTTATGATTCAAACGCCCAAACTATTTATAATGGCTTATTTAAAACAGCGAGAGCTTTTAAAAGTTCCGAAAATCCCAATTTAATGGGTTGGGTTGTAGCCGATAGTAAAAAAGCTCAAGGGCATTTTGATTCTGCGACAGATGGGGATTTAGACATTGCTTACTCACTTCTTCTTGCTCATAAGCAATGGGGGTCAAATGGCACAATCAACTATTTGAAAGAAGCTCAAAATATGATTACAAAAGGTATTAAGGCTAGTAATGTGACCCAAAATAATAGTTTGAATTTAGGTGATTGGGGTTCAAAGAGTACATTTGATACTAGACCCTCCGATTGGATGATGTCTCATTTAAGAGCTTTCTACGAATTTACAGGAGATAAAACTTGGCTTAATGTTATTGATAATCTCTACAATACTTATTCACAGTTTACAAATAAATACTCGCCAACTACAGGATTGATTTCTGATTTTGTTGTGAAAAATCCACCACAGCCTGCGCCTAAAGACTTTTTAGATGAATCAAAACATACCGATGCATACTACTATAATGCGAGTCGTGTACCACTCCGAATTGTTATGGATTATGCAATGTATGGAGAAAAGAGAAGTAAGGTGATTTCTGATAAGGTCGCTACGTGGATTAAAAATAAAACAAAAGGTAACCCATCTAAAATTGTGGACGGTTATGAACTAAATGGAACAAACATTGGTGATTATCCAACAGCTGTGTTCGTTTCACCATTTATTGCTGCCGGTACAACTAACAGTAATAATCAAGCGTGGGTTAATAACGGATGGGATTGGATGAAGAATAAAAAAGAAAGCTATTTTAGTGACAGTTATAATTTATTGACCATGTTATTCATAACTGGTAATTGGTGGAAACCGACATCCGATGAAAAAAACATACAAAATCCAACAAAGTCAGAAATTCAGTCTGAATATAAGGAATAG
- a CDS encoding ribbon-helix-helix protein, CopG family: SLAPYIIEGKLIQRVNNSVYLDSNAVTKPVTLTSNEYKSITKIVEETNSSIEEFIKEAIRDRINLHLLNQK, translated from the coding sequence CCAGTTTGGCACCCTATATAATAGAAGGAAAACTGATACAACGCGTTAATAATAGTGTGTATTTAGATAGTAATGCCGTAACAAAACCGGTAACTCTCACAAGTAACGAGTATAAATCCATAACAAAAATTGTAGAAGAAACAAACAGTTCCATCGAAGAATTTATTAAAGAAGCAATTCGAGATAGAATTAATCTGCACTTACTTAATCAAAAATAA